AATGGACAAACTGAAAATACTTATGTTAATTTTGTTTACGAAGCCCTTAGAGAAGCAGATGGAACAATTTCTGGCGTTGCTGCAATTGCAACCGAAGTTACTGCTCAGGTTTTGGCACGTTCTAAAGTGGAAGAAAGTGAACAAAAAATTCGTCAATTGGTAGAAAATACGCCTTTTCCGATCGCAGTTTATGTTGGGAAAGAAATGCGTATCGAACTGGCAAATGATTCTATTATAAAGATTTGGGGAAAAGGCCCAGATGTAATCGGGAAAACTTATAAAGAAATTCTTCCCGAATTAAAAAACCAGTCCATATTTGAACAAGTTGAGGCAGTATTTGAAACAGGACAATCTTTTCATTCTAAAAATACCCGCATTGATATTGTCATAGATAATGTATTGCAGTCTTTTTACTTTGATTACAGTTTTACCCCTTTATATGATATCAATGGTAAAATTTACGGCGTAATGAACACCGCTGCAGAAGTAACCGATTTATATCTGGCCAAACAAAAAATCGAAGAAAGCGACAAACGTTTCCGCAATACCGTAAAACAAGCTCCTGTTGGAATCACCATTCTTCGTGGTTCCGATTATGTAGTCGAAATGGCCAATGAAGCCTATCTAAAATTGATAGACCGAGAAGAAGATACTTTTGCCGGCAGGCCTTTGTATGATTCTCTTCCTGAGGTAAAAGATACAGTCAGTACTTTACTAGATGGTGTTTTAAATACTGGAATTCCTTTTCGTGGAAATGAAGTTCCTGTTCCAATAAACCGATACGGGAAAATTGAAACCTGTTATTTTGACTTTCTTTATCATCCTCTAAAAGAAGAAAGCGGAATTATTTCAGGCATTTTAGTCACTGTCACAGAAGTAAGCGAAAAAGTAGAAGCCCGAAAAAAAATCGAGCTAAACGAAGACCGTCTTAAAATTGTGGTCGAAGCCAGTGAATTAGGAACCTGGGAATTGAATGTTAAAACTAGAAATCCGATTTATTCTAAAAGATACCTAGAAATTATAGGCGGTTACACCGAAGATGTTTCGTTAACACACGAGGAATTACTCGCTCATCTTCATCCTGATGATTTACATGTTAGAAATAAAGGATTTAAAGATGCTTTAAGTTCCGGCTTTTTAAATTATGAAGTCCGTGTGATTTGGAAAGACAAATCGATACATTGGGTGGAAGGAAAAGGTAAAGTTTTTTATGATGAAAACAATGAGCCGGCAAAGCTTATTGGAACAATTCGTGATATTACCGAAGAAAAAAAATACAAGCAGAAAATTGAAGAAAACGAAAAAAAACTGCGAAATCTTATCATGCAGTCGCCTGTGCCAAAAGCAATTTTGCGTGGCGATGACTTTGTAATCGAAATGGCCAATTTTGTGCTGTTAAATAATATCTGGAAAAAAGAAGAAATAGATGTTCAAGGAAAAAAACTATTAGAACTATTTCCAGAATTAGAAGAACAGAAATATGCCAAATTACTGCAACAAGTTTATGAAACAGGAAAAGTATATTCTGAAGCTGAATCACTTCTTTATATTGAAAACGAAAGCAGTCAATTTTATGTAGATTTTGAATTTGCTCCACTTCGTGAAAGTGACGATTCTATTTCGGGAGTCAGAATGACACTTATTGATGTTACTGAAAAAGTCGAAGCCCGAAAAAAAATCGAAGAAAGCGAAATGCGATTCCGTTCCCTGACCGAAAGTATTCCACAGTTAATTTGGGAAACCGATGCTGAAGGAAATGCTTTGTTTACTTCTGGAAAATGGCTGGAATATACTGGAATTCAGCCTGGTGTTGAAGGTTCTTGGGAAGCTATGATTCATCCAGATGATTTTGAAGAAAATGTTAGAATCTGGCAAAATGCACTGGCAACTGGCGAAATGTATCGATGTGATGTGAGAATGCGCAGAAGAGACGGCAGCTACAGATGGCATACCGTTATTGGAGAACCTGTTTACAATATTGAGAATAAAATTATAAAATGGGTGGGCGCTTTTACAGATATTCATACCGAAAAAGCTTTTACACACGAACTGGAACAGCAAGTTACAGCACGAACGAGAGAATTAATCCAGATCAATGAATCGCTCCGAAAAAGTGAAGAACGCTATCATTTAATGGTTGAAGAGATTCAGGAATATGCGATTATATATCTCAACCGAGAGGGTATAATTGAAAACTGGAATGTTGGAGCCGAAAAAATAAAAGGGTATAAAGCAGACGAAATTATAGGGAAATACTTTGCTGTTTTTTATACCAACGAAGATCAAAAAAACAATCTCCCACAAACGCTTTTACAGCGTGCAAGAGACAATGGAAAAGCAATTCATGAAGGCTGGCGTACCCGTAAAAACGGAAATTTATTTTGGGCAAGTGTTGTCATCACCGCTGTTCATAATAAACAGGGAGAAGTAATTGGTTTTTCAAAAGTGACTCACGATTTAACCGATAAAAAAAGAGCAGACGATACTTTAAAATTGAATGCAATGGAGCTCGAGCAGAAAAACAACGAGCTGGAAGAAATGAATAAGGAACTCCAGTCATTTGCTTATATTTCCAGTCATGATTTGCAGGAACCGCTCCGAAAAATACAGACTTTTGCTTCGCAGATTATCGAAAAAGAAGCCGTTAATTTATCTGAAAATGGTTTAGATAAATTCAGAAGAATGCAAAACGCCGCACAGCGAATGCAGACTTTGATTAACGATTTACTTTCGTATTCGAGAACAAACGTCCAAGAACGTATTTTCATCAAAACCGATCTTTCTGAAATTATCGAAGAAGTTAAAGAAGATTTAAAAGAAGAATTGGAGCAAAAAAGTGCTGTTATTGAAGTAGAAAAAACATCAGAAGTTGATGTAATTCCGTTTCAGTTCAAACAGCTATTATACAATTTGATCAGCAACTCATTAAAATTCTCCGACCCAAATGTTCCAATTAAAATCAAAATCACAAGTAAAATAGAGAATGGAAAAGATTTAAATATTGAAAAACTAATTTCCTATAAAAATTACTGCCATATTCAAGTTTCAGACAACGGAATAGGTTTTGAATCGCAGTACAATAAAAAGATTTTTGAAGTTTTTCAGCGTTTACACGGAAGAGACCGTTACAACGGAACTGGAATCGGTCTGGCCATCGTAAAGAAAATTGTAGAAAACCATAACGGAGTTATCACAGCTTCTGGCATTCAGAATGAAGGTGCTTCTTTTGATATTTATATTCCGGTTAACTAAAAATTTTCAAATTCTAAATTTCAATTAAAAAAAACGGAAATAACTTTAGAGCTATTTCCGTTTTTATTTTTTTTAGCAGATCAATTATCTAGAGTAAACTGTAATTACACCAGTTGTTTTATCTTTTAATTTTAACTCTTTGTTGGTGAGGTTCATGATGTCGCTGGTTGTACTAGCGTTACCCACAGTAATTGTTAAATCATTGTGAGATCTTACGTAAGTTCCAGTAGTTTCTACCAATGCGCAATTACTGCCATTATAATCTCCATAAACTGCAGTATTACTTAGTTTTAGTTCTAAATAATCTCCTGGACAGCCAGCCTGATTTGCTGGAGCATCAATTAATACTTCTTGTCCTTGAGCATTAACTGTTCCTGTTTGTCTTAGGTTATATTTTCCTTGTATCGGAATTATTGTTTCCCCTTCATTATCATCGTTACTGCATGATGTTGTGGCGAATAATCCTAAGCTTAAGGCTGATACGAATAATAAATTTCTAGTTTTCATTTTTGTTTGTTTTTTTGTTGATATAATTTAATAATGCTAAATTAAAAGTATATACCTACAAAAAATTTCATGATTTAAAGAATTTATTACATAAATCGCATTTTAACTTAATTTTATTTTCTTACATATTTATTGATAATATAGGAAGTTACCGGCCTTAATGCTTTTCCATTTTCGGGATGCATCCCATGTGTATTGAAAAACTCTACACTGTCCCCTACTTTAGCATACCAAACAATGGCTTTTTCATTCTTAAAAAATTCTGTTGTATCGCAAACCTTAATTCTTCGAAGATTTATAATTCTTTCATCATAAGATTGTGGTGAGTTAAATGTTCCAATTCCTTCTATTTTTAAATCACAGCTTATCTCTTCATAATGATCGCCAGACCATTGCATGCATTCTTTTTTGGACAAATTAAAATAAATGATTAATCCTAATCCGAAAATAATTACAGCTATAATTCCTACAGATCTCCAATTACCAGGATTTGTTCCTCCATCTATGGGAGTAAAAGCAGCTACAGAAATTGATGTTGGCTGTGATTCTTCATCTTGAATCGGTTCCGAGTCTTGATTTGGAATTTCTTCGGAATCTTCCTTATCGAAAGTTTCTTTTGGCTCAATCGCATTTTCAGTTTCTACCTCATCAATTAAATCATCAGAAGAAACTATCTTACTTGAAAAATTAGTATCTCTTAGATCATTTATTAAGACTTCCTCATCTTTCTCATGCTGTTTTATAAACTCTCTAAAAGGTCTTGGCCGAAGATCTACTAATATTGCCGCTAATTGAATCGTATCTTCAGCAGGTTTTTCTGTTTTACCCAAAAGAAACCGCTTAACAGCTTCTAATTTATTCAGCTCGTCATCTCCAAACAAGTTTTTTTTATCCTTATCAAATGGAAAATCGAAAAAAGATTCAAAGGCACTTAAATCTTCTTTATTATTGTTTGACTGGAATCTTTTAATACATAATTTTTTAAGCTTTGCCGGTGTTGGGGAACTTAAATTATTTGAATACTCTCCATTTATTTCTTCTTCATATTTAGCTTTAATAGCTTTTTTATAATCTTCAATAGTATAGTTTGACATAGGCATTTTGAACTTTTTAAAACTTTTCTAAAGTACTTTATTCTACTTTTTACGACTTTCTAGAACTTATTCAAACTTTAGAGAAATACATTAAACTTTCCTGACTTTCTAATCAATGCAGGCTCAAAACCGTTGTTACTTTGCTCCAACAAAATTAGTTATCGTTTTGATCTGCAGGTCAAAAACAAATGTACAAAACTAGTTAAGTAACCAAGTGCGGAAAACCGTAAAACGGAGTTTATCCGGGAAGTATAAATAAAATTTTATAGTTCTACGCACTTCACTTCCCAAACAAGTGGGCAATGCCATAACAAAGTTCAGAACCTTTCTGAACGGCAAAGCCCTTTTACTAAATCTTAAATCATAAAAAAAATGAAAACAGTATTTATATTGGGAGCGTGCGCGCTATTGAGTTTGACTATTTTTTCTTGTACTGCTGACGAATTTGAAACAGCTACAGATAAAACTGAAATAAAAAAAGATCTTAATCAGTTAAAAGCCGATGGGCCAGACGATGATCCAATTGTGGTTCCAAAACCACCTATCAAAAATCCATAAAATCAAAATACCATGATTTTATAAAATAATTATTATTTTCGGGGAAAGTAACGCTTATGCTACGATCCCCGTTTTTTTGTTTGCTATTTTTTTTATTACTGTTTTCTTGTACAGAAAAAGCACCATTATCTGTTGATACAAAAAAAGCAACAAAAGAAGCTATTGCCTTCAGAGAAAAGGCAGAATCAAGCTTTCAAAATAAAAACTACAATACCTCTTTTTACAATTTCAACAAATCTAAAATAGCTTTTGAAATTGCAAAAGATAGTGCTAATGTTGTCTATAATTTGATCCAAATGGCTTCTATCCAGCAGATAAATGGTGATTATTATGGCAGTAAAGAAACACTAACAGAAGCATTGCCTTATATTAAAAAGAAAGATATTTACAGTGCTGCCATTAATAATTATTTTGGAATCGCCGATAAAGAACTTTCGCTTTATAATGATGCCTTTTTTTATTATAATGAAGCTCTAAAGGATTCAAATGACGAAACATCAAAAATATCCCCACTGAATAATATTGCCGTTATTTATACTCATCAAAAAAAATATAACGAAGCCATACAAATTCTAGAATCTATTTTGTCTAAAAACGAAATTTCGGAGAAAAGCAAAGCCCGCGCATTAGACAATCTTGGATTTGCCTATTTCAAAAAAGGATTAGATAAAAAAGGTCTTCCGTTTTTAAATGGAGGTTTACAATTAAGAACACAAGCGAATGATTCTTATGCATGTATTGGAAGTTATTTGCACTTAGCTGAATTCTTCTCTAAAACCAATACAAACGAATCAAATAAATATGCCAGAAAAGCTTATGAAATAGCAACAAATTTCAATAGTGTTGATGAACGTTTGAAAGCATTATCTTTTCTAATTGCCAATGGTTCGGGAACAAAATATGCGCAAAAATATATTTCCATTAATGACAGTATTATTAGTGTTCGAAATAATTTTAAAAACAAGTTTGCCAAAATCAAATACGATTCTAAGAAAGAAAAAGACGAAAATCAGAAACTTCGCTTAGAAAAAGCCGAAAATGAATTAGCACTTCAGAAAGCATTTTATCAAAAAATATTTTTCATAATTGGTATAATAGGTCTTTTTATAGTTCTTATAAATTTGAAAAGACGTTATGAAAACCGAAATCGAATAGAGAAAATCAAAACAGCCTACGATACTGAAACAAGAATTGCGAAAGATATTCATGACGAATTAGCAAATGATGTCTTTAACACAATCACTTTTACTCAGACTCAAGCGCTTACATCTCAAGATAACAAAGAAACATTATTACAAAAACTAGATTATATTTATTCTAGAGTTCGTGGCATTTCAAGAGAAAATAATGACATCGATACGGGCGTAAATTATTCCAATAATCTAAAAGAAATGCTTTCTACCTATAATAGCGAAAAAACAAATGTTCTAATTAACAGCATTGAAAAAGTAAACTGGGATCTAATTGAAGATTTGAAAAAAATTACGCTTCAAAGGGTTTTGCAGGAATTGATGGTTAATATGAAAAAACATAGTGAAGCTTCTGTAGTTGTTTTAAAGTTCGAAACAGACACTAATAAAATATTTATACACTACAGCGACAACGGAAAAGGCTGTGAAAAATCAAAAATTATAAAAAATGGTTTACAAAATATGGAAAACCGTATTCTAGCCATAAAAGGAACTATTACTTTTGAAACTGAACCCAATAAAGGTTTTAAAGTCAAAATAACAATGCCTAAATAAAAGCCTATGTTTAAAAAAGTAATAATAGCTGAGGATTTTGAAGAATTCAATTTAGCTGTAAAACAAACTTTAAATGATCTTAACATTGACAATTTTCAGCACGCAAAATATTGTGATGATGCTTTTCTAAAAATAAGAAAAGCTATTCAGGATAATGAGCCATACGATTTATTAATTAGTGATCTTTCTTTTAAAAAAGATCATCGTGAAGTAAAAATTGGCAGTGGCGATGAGTTAATTCAAAAAGTCCGTGAACTGCAACCCGACATTAAAATTATTGCCTACTCTATCGAAGATAAAAATGCTCGTATAAAATCACTTTTTGAGGATTCTGAAATCGATGCTTTTGTACTAAAAGGCAGAAAT
This portion of the Flavobacterium panacagri genome encodes:
- a CDS encoding lipocalin family protein → MKTRNLLFVSALSLGLFATTSCSNDDNEGETIIPIQGKYNLRQTGTVNAQGQEVLIDAPANQAGCPGDYLELKLSNTAVYGDYNGSNCALVETTGTYVRSHNDLTITVGNASTTSDIMNLTNKELKLKDKTTGVITVYSR
- a CDS encoding response regulator, whose product is MFKKVIIAEDFEEFNLAVKQTLNDLNIDNFQHAKYCDDAFLKIRKAIQDNEPYDLLISDLSFKKDHREVKIGSGDELIQKVRELQPDIKIIAYSIEDKNARIKSLFEDSEIDAFVLKGRNSIEELKKALTIISASDQKFISPEVASALQEKGNYEIDDVDIKILKYLAAGTSQDEIIEIFKSSDVKPNSKSAMEKRLSKLKDFFKANNTVHLVSIVKDMGII
- a CDS encoding PAS domain S-box protein; amino-acid sequence: MNRNKKEHYFLSGGGEMGSLIRSADWSKTPLGNPEKWPQSLKTMTAMILGNPFGMYIAWGKNYTQLYNDAFRPILGVSKHPEALGSSSQNTFGEIWDTIGPMFADVMKGKAVSFPDFKVSLHRNGYTEDCFFDFSYSPIKIEDGSVGGILVTVIETTEKKIVADALQESNARFVNNIMQAPVAMCIFRGKNHVVEIANEQMIELWETTENNIINKPIFETIPELREQGLEEILQNVFTTGKKITTDELFVQLSRNGQTENTYVNFVYEALREADGTISGVAAIATEVTAQVLARSKVEESEQKIRQLVENTPFPIAVYVGKEMRIELANDSIIKIWGKGPDVIGKTYKEILPELKNQSIFEQVEAVFETGQSFHSKNTRIDIVIDNVLQSFYFDYSFTPLYDINGKIYGVMNTAAEVTDLYLAKQKIEESDKRFRNTVKQAPVGITILRGSDYVVEMANEAYLKLIDREEDTFAGRPLYDSLPEVKDTVSTLLDGVLNTGIPFRGNEVPVPINRYGKIETCYFDFLYHPLKEESGIISGILVTVTEVSEKVEARKKIELNEDRLKIVVEASELGTWELNVKTRNPIYSKRYLEIIGGYTEDVSLTHEELLAHLHPDDLHVRNKGFKDALSSGFLNYEVRVIWKDKSIHWVEGKGKVFYDENNEPAKLIGTIRDITEEKKYKQKIEENEKKLRNLIMQSPVPKAILRGDDFVIEMANFVLLNNIWKKEEIDVQGKKLLELFPELEEQKYAKLLQQVYETGKVYSEAESLLYIENESSQFYVDFEFAPLRESDDSISGVRMTLIDVTEKVEARKKIEESEMRFRSLTESIPQLIWETDAEGNALFTSGKWLEYTGIQPGVEGSWEAMIHPDDFEENVRIWQNALATGEMYRCDVRMRRRDGSYRWHTVIGEPVYNIENKIIKWVGAFTDIHTEKAFTHELEQQVTARTRELIQINESLRKSEERYHLMVEEIQEYAIIYLNREGIIENWNVGAEKIKGYKADEIIGKYFAVFYTNEDQKNNLPQTLLQRARDNGKAIHEGWRTRKNGNLFWASVVITAVHNKQGEVIGFSKVTHDLTDKKRADDTLKLNAMELEQKNNELEEMNKELQSFAYISSHDLQEPLRKIQTFASQIIEKEAVNLSENGLDKFRRMQNAAQRMQTLINDLLSYSRTNVQERIFIKTDLSEIIEEVKEDLKEELEQKSAVIEVEKTSEVDVIPFQFKQLLYNLISNSLKFSDPNVPIKIKITSKIENGKDLNIEKLISYKNYCHIQVSDNGIGFESQYNKKIFEVFQRLHGRDRYNGTGIGLAIVKKIVENHNGVITASGIQNEGASFDIYIPVN
- a CDS encoding tetratricopeptide repeat-containing sensor histidine kinase translates to MLFFLLLFSCTEKAPLSVDTKKATKEAIAFREKAESSFQNKNYNTSFYNFNKSKIAFEIAKDSANVVYNLIQMASIQQINGDYYGSKETLTEALPYIKKKDIYSAAINNYFGIADKELSLYNDAFFYYNEALKDSNDETSKISPLNNIAVIYTHQKKYNEAIQILESILSKNEISEKSKARALDNLGFAYFKKGLDKKGLPFLNGGLQLRTQANDSYACIGSYLHLAEFFSKTNTNESNKYARKAYEIATNFNSVDERLKALSFLIANGSGTKYAQKYISINDSIISVRNNFKNKFAKIKYDSKKEKDENQKLRLEKAENELALQKAFYQKIFFIIGIIGLFIVLINLKRRYENRNRIEKIKTAYDTETRIAKDIHDELANDVFNTITFTQTQALTSQDNKETLLQKLDYIYSRVRGISRENNDIDTGVNYSNNLKEMLSTYNSEKTNVLINSIEKVNWDLIEDLKKITLQRVLQELMVNMKKHSEASVVVLKFETDTNKIFIHYSDNGKGCEKSKIIKNGLQNMENRILAIKGTITFETEPNKGFKVKITMPK